The Paenibacillus tianjinensis genome has a window encoding:
- a CDS encoding KamA family radical SAM protein has protein sequence MEKVRYITDINKIEMISGPEKERLKVVTDKFVFRVNDYYLSLIDWDNPEDPIRKLVIPGEGELTEYGRWDASDEDTNYVVPGCQHKYKTTALLIVSEVCGAYCRYCFRKRLFRNDVKEAVSDVSPGLEYIANHPEINNVLLTGGDSLILSTPKLRSIIERLRAIDHVKIIRLGSKIPVYNPMRISEDNELLELIRSHSTKDRRIYVMAHINHPREITEEAKRAFSALHNAGAIVVNQTPILKGINDNPVVLGELLDRLSWAGVTPYYFFINRPVAGNREFVLPLARVYQIVEEAKARTSGLGKRVRLSMSHSSGKIEILAIDQGKAYLKYHQSRDQKYGKFMILDCPDDAEWFDDLPGNEQHWSKPARKNVESVITVACQKPT, from the coding sequence TTGGAAAAGGTAAGGTACATAACGGATATCAATAAGATTGAGATGATCTCTGGGCCGGAAAAGGAGAGACTTAAGGTAGTCACGGACAAATTTGTATTTCGAGTGAATGATTACTATCTTTCACTGATTGATTGGGACAATCCGGAAGACCCTATTCGAAAGCTCGTGATTCCGGGTGAAGGTGAACTAACGGAGTACGGGCGCTGGGACGCCTCAGATGAGGATACAAATTATGTTGTGCCCGGATGCCAGCATAAATACAAGACCACAGCTCTCCTAATCGTATCCGAAGTCTGCGGGGCTTACTGCCGGTATTGCTTCCGTAAGCGTTTATTCCGTAATGATGTCAAAGAAGCAGTGTCCGATGTTTCGCCAGGTCTGGAGTATATCGCTAACCATCCGGAGATAAACAATGTGCTTCTTACCGGCGGAGACAGTTTAATCCTCTCCACCCCCAAACTTCGTTCAATCATTGAGAGATTAAGAGCCATTGATCATGTAAAAATTATCCGTCTCGGTTCCAAAATCCCCGTATATAATCCAATGCGTATATCCGAGGACAATGAACTGCTCGAGCTAATCCGGTCCCACTCCACCAAAGACAGACGGATATATGTGATGGCTCATATTAATCACCCCCGGGAAATTACAGAAGAAGCAAAAAGAGCCTTTTCAGCCCTCCATAATGCTGGCGCAATTGTCGTCAATCAGACACCGATCCTTAAAGGCATTAATGATAATCCTGTTGTTTTGGGAGAACTCCTGGACCGGCTTTCCTGGGCAGGTGTTACCCCTTATTACTTTTTTATTAACCGTCCGGTCGCCGGCAACCGGGAATTTGTACTGCCGCTTGCCCGTGTTTATCAAATTGTAGAAGAAGCTAAGGCAAGAACCTCTGGACTAGGTAAAAGAGTACGGTTATCTATGAGCCATTCCTCCGGCAAAATAGAAATTCTGGCAATTGACCAGGGCAAGGCGTATCTCAAATACCATCAGTCAAGAGATCAAAAATACGGCAAGTTCATGATTCTGGATTGTCCCGATGATGCAGAATGGTTCGATGACCTTCCAGGAAATGAACAGCATTGGAGCAAACCAGCAAGAAAAAACGTGGAAAGTGTTATTACTGTCGCTTGTCAGAAACCGACCTAA
- a CDS encoding HAD family hydrolase codes for MIKGIIFDFDGTIIDTETAWYTAFSEAYEEHGVELTLEQYSTCIGTSLNTFNPYEYLMTDLKLPIDKEDFKRAVQQRHSKLMELETIRPGIQYYLDSAKEVGLRMGLASSSSMEWVEKYLDQLGIRHYFECIRTSDHVENVKPDPELYNQALTCLGIMPDEAVAIEDSPNGSKAAAAAGMNCVVIPNNITSFLEFEPSHHIIESLSHLDFDHVLTRRCFQKTG; via the coding sequence TTGATCAAGGGTATCATATTTGATTTTGATGGAACGATTATCGACACCGAAACGGCTTGGTACACGGCATTTAGTGAGGCTTACGAAGAGCATGGAGTAGAATTGACGCTTGAACAGTACTCCACCTGTATCGGAACCAGTTTAAACACCTTTAATCCGTACGAATATCTTATGACAGATTTGAAGCTTCCTATCGACAAGGAGGATTTCAAAAGAGCTGTTCAGCAGAGACATAGTAAACTTATGGAGCTTGAGACGATACGTCCGGGAATCCAGTATTATTTGGATTCAGCCAAAGAAGTTGGGTTGCGTATGGGGCTGGCGTCCAGCTCATCTATGGAATGGGTGGAGAAATATCTGGATCAATTGGGGATCCGGCATTATTTCGAGTGTATACGGACGTCGGATCATGTTGAAAATGTGAAACCGGACCCTGAATTATACAATCAGGCTTTAACTTGTCTGGGGATTATGCCTGATGAGGCTGTGGCTATTGAAGATTCACCGAATGGGTCTAAGGCAGCCGCAGCAGCGGGGATGAACTGTGTCGTTATCCCCAATAATATTACAAGTTTCCTGGAGTTTGAACCCTCGCATCACATCATAGAAAGCTTAAGTCACCTCGATTTTGATCATGTCCTTACCCGTCGCTGCTTCCAGAAAACTGGTTAA
- a CDS encoding DUF421 domain-containing protein, whose protein sequence is MDLDWIWKSAFLVVVGIILLRIAGRKSISQMSIATTVIMISIGTTIVQPIANHELWKAVGSATVFILSLLLIEYLQLKYNWLEKLLSGKSKTVIENGQINVHNLRAIRMSVDQLEIRLREQGISSFKDVKTATLEPNGQLGYELMRHAKPVTIGELERMLGLKPQDKKEQGPLFKEVIQDHHESGVDSTLQ, encoded by the coding sequence ATGGATCTGGATTGGATATGGAAATCGGCTTTTCTAGTGGTAGTAGGTATAATCCTTCTGAGAATTGCGGGCAGAAAATCAATTTCACAAATGAGCATAGCCACGACAGTAATTATGATCTCAATCGGTACTACAATAGTTCAACCCATTGCGAATCATGAATTATGGAAAGCTGTTGGCTCTGCCACGGTATTTATTTTGTCATTACTCCTGATTGAATATTTACAATTAAAATATAATTGGCTTGAGAAATTACTAAGCGGCAAATCAAAGACCGTTATTGAGAACGGACAAATAAATGTACATAATCTCCGCGCTATCCGCATGTCAGTAGACCAACTTGAAATAAGGCTTAGAGAGCAGGGGATTTCGAGTTTCAAAGATGTCAAAACCGCTACCCTTGAACCCAACGGCCAATTAGGATACGAACTGATGCGGCATGCCAAGCCAGTGACGATCGGGGAATTGGAACGTATGCTTGGCTTGAAGCCGCAAGACAAGAAGGAACAGGGCCCTCTATTCAAAGAAGTGATTCAAGACCACCATGAGAGCGGGGTGGACTCAACCCTGCAGTAG
- a CDS encoding four-helix bundle copper-binding protein, whose translation MIEALSDCIDFYNISIRYLIRNSGFSKAICQLCADISSECATACEQLTGTCYQSCAQTCRECAEICHRITEVGSIIPVNAMLLH comes from the coding sequence ATGATCGAGGCTTTGAGCGATTGCATAGATTTTTATAATATATCAATACGTTATTTGATTAGAAACAGCGGCTTTTCTAAAGCGATTTGCCAACTCTGCGCCGACATTAGTTCTGAATGTGCAACAGCTTGTGAGCAGCTTACAGGCACATGCTACCAGAGTTGTGCTCAAACCTGTAGAGAATGTGCGGAAATCTGTCACAGAATCACTGAAGTGGGAAGTATCATTCCTGTCAATGCCATGCTATTGCATTAA
- a CDS encoding mannitol-1-phosphate 5-dehydrogenase — translation MHFGAGNIGRGFIGPMLSKSGYKVCFVGRNKKQITQLQKRGQYQVTLANEDRDSFIVSNVTAIHIGEADDVAKAIAEAEIVTTAVGILALKDIASSIARGIELRLKSDNPKPLHVFACENGIKSSRRLKESVYLHLKHSFREKADHCIAFPNVMVDRIVPVQKNKDSLEILVEPYKEWVIPRSEIMSGYNEIQGAHYVNSLDPYLERKLYTVNTGHCCAAYFGYLEGYSSIQEAMSDPGIRSRVRGVLQETGALLVHLYGFDPAAHHKYINKMMKRFENPHFNDSITRVARSPLRKLSPTERLIQPAMLAFKYGLEVNYLVRAIASALFFDYRNDEEALQLQEAIRKFGLSEVISTMLMIPADHPLHGQIIGEYHKIRLQNPHMTGSSFESMINSLRL, via the coding sequence GTGCATTTTGGCGCTGGAAATATTGGCAGAGGGTTTATTGGTCCAATGCTGTCGAAATCAGGCTACAAGGTTTGTTTTGTCGGACGGAATAAGAAACAAATCACTCAACTGCAGAAGCGTGGTCAATATCAAGTGACTTTGGCCAATGAGGACCGGGACAGTTTTATAGTGAGTAATGTAACAGCGATTCATATAGGGGAAGCTGATGATGTGGCAAAAGCTATAGCGGAGGCTGAAATTGTAACAACGGCAGTGGGAATATTGGCACTCAAGGATATCGCCAGTTCAATAGCCAGGGGAATAGAGCTCAGACTTAAAAGCGATAATCCTAAACCGCTTCATGTGTTTGCCTGCGAGAATGGGATTAAGAGCAGCAGGAGATTAAAGGAATCCGTATATCTTCATCTGAAGCACTCCTTCAGAGAAAAGGCAGACCACTGCATAGCTTTTCCCAATGTTATGGTGGATCGGATAGTACCTGTGCAAAAAAATAAAGATTCGCTTGAAATCCTTGTTGAGCCTTACAAAGAATGGGTTATTCCCCGCAGTGAGATAATGAGTGGATATAACGAAATCCAAGGTGCTCACTATGTCAATTCTTTAGATCCGTACCTTGAGCGAAAGCTATATACCGTAAATACAGGGCACTGCTGCGCAGCTTATTTCGGTTATCTGGAGGGATATAGCAGTATTCAGGAGGCAATGTCCGATCCTGGAATCCGATCCCGTGTACGAGGCGTTCTTCAAGAAACCGGGGCATTACTTGTACATTTATATGGGTTTGATCCTGCAGCGCATCATAAATATATAAACAAAATGATGAAAAGGTTCGAGAATCCCCATTTTAATGATTCCATCACCAGGGTTGCACGTTCCCCGCTACGAAAACTTTCTCCTACTGAACGGTTAATTCAGCCTGCCATGCTCGCCTTTAAATATGGATTAGAAGTTAATTATCTTGTTCGCGCTATCGCTTCAGCACTGTTTTTTGACTACAGAAATGATGAAGAGGCTCTGCAGCTTCAGGAAGCAATCCGGAAATTTGGGCTCAGTGAAGTTATTTCTACGATGTTGATGATACCGGCAGATCATCCGCTTCATGGACAAATCATAGGAGAATATCATAAAATCCGCTTGCAAAATCCTCATATGACCGGTAGCAGCTTTGAATCCATGATTAATAGTCTTCGTCTTTAA
- a CDS encoding Ger(x)C family spore germination protein, protein MRCFRFILLLSILVLLGTGCGNRTELNELGITAATGFDGGTGDWTVTFQIINPSALSNSSGASGAGGSQSPVHTFSTHGKTIREAVSVSNLENPRRLYFAHNNVVLIGKKTAEQGIEEILDTYYRNPDARETVRVVIVDGKARDFLKKLNPPEKIPGQALSEILQKNTQFASFYPSVTMHELALKITSDSAAAGVPTLAIKGEADVKMNSTDIFNQTSTKGKLKISGLSVFRKSKIIGEIHQQESLGIAWLTDQIKSTTLSTLDSQSRQSAIFIRKAKVKVTPVRNNNNFTLMVNAKVNGELLETLSKEDVTSLHGLEKLQIQAEELIESQMREGWNTVQRMKIDLIGVADKIHRKYPKEWAKIKNSWPGELADMNIEINVDVNIKRVGLLQNSFVDLLKSE, encoded by the coding sequence ATGCGTTGTTTTAGGTTTATTCTTCTGCTATCCATTCTTGTATTACTGGGCACTGGATGCGGAAACCGAACAGAGCTGAATGAACTAGGCATCACTGCGGCAACAGGTTTTGACGGTGGAACTGGAGATTGGACCGTTACCTTCCAAATTATTAACCCATCGGCACTCTCCAATAGCAGCGGGGCCTCAGGCGCCGGCGGTTCACAATCTCCGGTTCATACCTTCAGCACGCACGGTAAAACCATAAGAGAAGCTGTGTCTGTAAGTAATCTGGAGAATCCAAGAAGACTGTATTTCGCACACAACAATGTTGTGCTGATCGGTAAAAAAACTGCCGAGCAGGGGATTGAAGAAATATTGGATACTTACTACCGTAATCCGGATGCACGGGAAACGGTGAGGGTGGTTATCGTCGATGGGAAAGCACGGGATTTTTTGAAAAAGCTAAATCCGCCGGAAAAGATCCCCGGGCAGGCGCTTTCTGAAATTCTGCAAAAAAACACTCAATTCGCATCCTTTTACCCTTCCGTTACGATGCATGAGCTGGCACTAAAAATCACGTCAGACAGCGCCGCTGCCGGGGTTCCGACATTGGCAATAAAGGGAGAGGCTGATGTGAAAATGAATTCTACAGATATTTTCAATCAAACCTCAACAAAAGGTAAACTGAAAATATCCGGCTTATCCGTGTTCCGAAAATCCAAAATAATCGGCGAAATCCATCAGCAGGAAAGCTTAGGGATTGCTTGGCTAACCGATCAGATCAAATCAACAACATTAAGCACCCTGGATAGCCAGTCCAGGCAATCAGCAATTTTTATCCGGAAAGCCAAAGTCAAGGTAACCCCTGTACGAAATAATAATAATTTCACATTAATGGTAAATGCTAAAGTCAATGGCGAGCTGCTGGAAACACTCTCTAAAGAGGACGTAACATCCCTGCACGGACTGGAGAAATTACAAATCCAAGCGGAAGAGCTAATCGAGTCGCAAATGAGAGAGGGCTGGAACACTGTTCAACGTATGAAAATTGACCTTATAGGGGTCGCTGACAAAATACACAGGAAATACCCAAAAGAATGGGCAAAGATAAAGAACTCCTGGCCCGGGGAGCTGGCTGATATGAATATAGAAATTAATGTGGATGTCAATATAAAACGGGTAGGCCTTCTGCAAAACTCTTTTGTAGATTTACTGAAGTCTGAATAA
- a CDS encoding cation:proton antiporter: MHQFNDIFIQILILLAISMGVIAIAKKVNQPYSIALVVVGVLLGFIHVPLLVEAEAFITQSHVFQAIIISLFLPILLGDATLKLPFSHLREQQKPVLALAFGGTLLSFLLIGLVVYWGLGLPLIVSFTFAALMSATDPISVISIFKSLGVPKNIVTIIEGESLFNDGIAVVLFQISSVYLLSYMEMGWAGIGSGILLFLKFALGGILIGAIMGYLFSQLIRLYDDFPLEIGFSMLLFFGSYFIAEHFHVSGVIAVAVSGLIFGNYGARIGMSETTKVNINSFWDVITLVANSLIFLMIGLEIRNIDFTDKWLLIAASILIVLAGRTIALYASLMFLKNFPASWKMVLNWGGLKGSLSIALALSLPVSFEGREDILVLTFSIVLFSLLVQGLSIKPLVKKLKLTQAKRM; the protein is encoded by the coding sequence ATGCATCAGTTTAATGATATTTTTATTCAGATCTTGATTTTGCTTGCCATATCTATGGGGGTCATTGCCATTGCCAAAAAAGTGAATCAGCCCTATTCCATCGCGCTCGTCGTGGTAGGAGTCTTACTGGGTTTTATTCATGTTCCCCTATTGGTTGAAGCGGAAGCTTTTATCACCCAATCGCATGTATTCCAGGCCATCATCATCTCGTTGTTTCTGCCGATCCTCCTGGGTGATGCCACTCTGAAGCTTCCTTTCTCTCACCTGCGGGAGCAGCAGAAGCCGGTACTGGCTTTGGCCTTCGGCGGAACGTTATTGTCCTTTCTCCTCATTGGTTTGGTTGTTTATTGGGGATTGGGCCTGCCGCTGATTGTTTCCTTTACTTTTGCGGCCCTGATGAGCGCTACAGATCCCATCAGTGTGATTTCCATTTTTAAATCCCTGGGCGTTCCGAAGAATATAGTAACCATTATTGAAGGCGAGTCACTTTTTAATGACGGAATTGCTGTTGTACTGTTCCAGATCTCATCGGTGTACCTGTTATCCTATATGGAAATGGGATGGGCAGGAATCGGCAGCGGAATTCTGTTATTTTTGAAATTTGCACTAGGAGGAATCCTGATTGGAGCCATAATGGGCTACTTATTTTCTCAGCTTATTCGGCTATATGATGATTTTCCGCTCGAGATTGGATTCTCGATGCTGCTGTTTTTCGGGAGCTATTTTATAGCGGAGCACTTTCATGTATCCGGGGTTATTGCTGTTGCGGTAAGCGGGCTGATCTTCGGGAATTACGGTGCGCGGATCGGAATGTCAGAGACTACCAAGGTTAACATTAATTCGTTTTGGGATGTAATCACCTTAGTGGCGAACTCGTTGATCTTCCTGATGATTGGACTGGAAATTAGAAATATTGATTTTACGGATAAATGGCTGCTTATAGCGGCTTCGATCTTAATCGTACTGGCAGGGCGAACGATTGCCCTCTATGCAAGTCTAATGTTTCTGAAGAATTTCCCGGCATCCTGGAAGATGGTATTGAACTGGGGAGGGCTGAAGGGAAGCCTCTCTATTGCGCTCGCCTTAAGTCTGCCTGTATCTTTTGAAGGCCGGGAGGATATTCTGGTCTTAACCTTCAGTATTGTTCTGTTTTCGCTGCTTGTTCAGGGGTTATCCATCAAACCGCTGGTGAAGAAGCTGAAATTGACTCAGGCAAAGAGAATGTAA
- a CDS encoding spore germination protein, which translates to MLGRWFKRVFSQQKQQSQKIEKSKKQPEVHSINPSLAHTLLLLKDQFGQSPDFTVRTLSGQPADPSGMAVCYFEGLIDQKLLTSLFEGLIREDSDHTQSKTNPNQIASRLLEKLPSGNIQIIRTEDQLFTEVLSGSAVIIMNNCPFSLAVMISGGARRSVEEPSSQTVVRGPKEGFTEDITTNIALVRRKIRSPKLKFETHDIGQLTHTTVVLAYIQDVANPDVVEEITQRLKSIDTDSILESGYIEEFIQDAPLSPFPMIIDTERPDTVAGSLLDGQVAVLVDGTPFALIAPVTFFNFFQTPEDYYQRYDISTFLRCLRLVAFLVSLLLPSLYIALTTFQQEMIPTTLLISLTAQREGTPFPALVETLLMEVTFEVIREAGIRMPRVVGPAISIVGALVIGQAAVEAGLVSAAIVIVVSFTAISNFVIPYFSMSSAIRLLRFVLMFLAGFLGLFGILAGLIPLLAHLLSLKSFGIDYLMPYSPFFKSNMKDLVIRAPWWAMKTRPNVKSSKNRIRQAPHQYPKGTSNRLDNMKESEQ; encoded by the coding sequence ATGCTTGGCCGGTGGTTTAAAAGGGTTTTTTCACAGCAAAAACAGCAGAGTCAGAAGATCGAAAAATCCAAGAAGCAGCCGGAGGTTCATTCTATTAATCCCTCTTTAGCTCATACGCTCCTCTTACTTAAAGATCAATTCGGCCAAAGTCCTGACTTTACCGTCCGTACCCTATCCGGGCAACCGGCAGACCCATCCGGGATGGCGGTCTGTTACTTCGAAGGATTAATTGATCAGAAATTATTGACAAGCTTATTCGAAGGTTTAATCCGTGAAGATTCTGACCACACTCAAAGCAAAACTAACCCTAATCAGATCGCTTCCCGTTTACTGGAAAAGCTTCCTTCCGGAAACATTCAAATCATCCGTACGGAAGATCAGCTCTTTACCGAAGTCCTTTCCGGCAGCGCAGTGATTATTATGAATAATTGTCCGTTTTCGCTAGCCGTTATGATCTCTGGAGGGGCCAGACGCAGCGTGGAAGAACCCTCATCCCAAACCGTAGTCAGGGGCCCAAAAGAAGGGTTCACCGAAGATATCACAACTAACATAGCATTAGTCCGGAGAAAAATTAGATCCCCTAAGCTTAAATTCGAAACTCACGATATCGGTCAATTAACTCATACCACAGTAGTTTTAGCCTATATTCAGGATGTTGCTAACCCGGATGTTGTGGAAGAAATCACTCAAAGACTGAAGTCCATTGATACCGACAGCATACTTGAAAGCGGCTATATCGAAGAGTTTATCCAAGATGCACCCTTGTCTCCCTTTCCTATGATCATTGACACAGAACGGCCTGATACCGTTGCCGGGAGCCTCTTGGATGGCCAGGTTGCAGTACTCGTGGATGGTACACCCTTTGCTCTAATTGCACCAGTCACCTTTTTTAATTTTTTCCAAACACCTGAAGATTACTATCAGCGGTACGATATATCAACTTTTCTGCGTTGTCTGCGGTTAGTGGCTTTCCTCGTTTCTCTGCTCCTTCCTTCTTTATATATTGCCCTGACTACATTCCAGCAGGAGATGATTCCTACTACGCTACTGATCTCACTTACAGCACAAAGGGAAGGAACGCCTTTTCCCGCTTTGGTAGAAACACTCCTTATGGAAGTTACATTTGAAGTGATTCGTGAAGCCGGGATAAGAATGCCAAGGGTCGTTGGCCCGGCGATATCGATTGTGGGTGCCCTGGTCATCGGACAAGCCGCGGTCGAAGCTGGACTTGTCTCCGCTGCGATTGTTATCGTGGTCTCTTTTACGGCTATCTCAAATTTTGTAATTCCTTATTTCAGTATGTCTTCAGCCATCCGGCTCCTTCGCTTTGTCCTCATGTTTCTGGCGGGTTTTCTTGGATTATTCGGAATTTTGGCAGGATTGATCCCTCTTTTAGCCCATCTGCTCTCACTGAAATCGTTTGGGATCGATTACTTAATGCCTTACAGTCCTTTTTTTAAATCAAATATGAAGGATTTAGTCATTCGGGCTCCATGGTGGGCAATGAAAACCAGACCTAATGTGAAATCCAGCAAAAATAGAATCAGACAAGCCCCTCACCAGTATCCAAAGGGGACCAGCAATAGACTGGACAATATGAAAGAGTCAGAACAATAA
- a CDS encoding GerAB/ArcD/ProY family transporter, translated as MGKHTLRVSELVICLSLFEIGSTTLFFMGSEAKQDAWLAMLIGALAGLILLILHLSIYRQEPNLDLFQLFRRYTGKYMGSLLNFMFVAYFAYETSRNLRDLGEVTLLTLLTRTPLWIVSLIAILVVANTVRYGYKVFFLICVILFPGMVVGYTIISILFPATGLLHLEFFLPILENGWMPVFKAAIPEIVSFPFGQVVLFLVFYPHARRAKNLPKAVITVYLLTALALTFLNQLIVLVMGHKLAAFSTLPLLESVQLIRLTEVFERTDALFILLFFLGLGIKMAAFFTGAVIGLERITGVSFKTWVFPMSAVIYGVSFLSPNYTHHIIVGRDITLNTSSPFFQIFLPLVLFIMMKIKRAPDNAA; from the coding sequence ATGGGGAAGCATACCCTACGTGTATCAGAATTGGTGATATGTTTGTCCCTATTCGAGATAGGAAGTACGACTTTATTCTTTATGGGCAGTGAAGCAAAGCAGGATGCCTGGCTGGCAATGCTCATCGGGGCCTTAGCCGGTCTAATCCTGCTTATTCTTCATTTGTCCATATACAGACAGGAGCCGAATCTGGATTTGTTCCAGCTTTTCCGGAGATATACGGGGAAGTACATGGGTTCCCTTCTAAATTTCATGTTTGTAGCTTACTTCGCTTATGAGACCTCAAGGAATCTTCGTGATTTAGGAGAGGTTACTTTGCTGACCCTGCTAACCCGGACTCCATTATGGATTGTTTCCTTAATTGCTATCCTTGTGGTGGCAAATACGGTGCGTTACGGATATAAGGTGTTCTTTTTGATATGTGTGATTCTGTTCCCTGGTATGGTGGTTGGGTATACAATAATCAGTATTTTATTTCCGGCTACCGGCCTCCTTCATTTGGAGTTTTTCCTCCCGATTCTGGAAAACGGCTGGATGCCGGTGTTTAAAGCCGCTATACCGGAGATTGTATCTTTCCCCTTTGGACAAGTTGTTTTATTTCTTGTCTTTTATCCGCATGCGCGGAGAGCAAAAAATTTACCCAAAGCCGTAATAACGGTTTATCTCCTTACTGCACTAGCACTGACCTTCCTGAATCAATTAATCGTGCTGGTAATGGGCCATAAATTAGCAGCATTCAGTACGCTTCCATTGCTCGAATCCGTGCAATTAATTAGGCTAACAGAGGTATTTGAACGTACGGATGCTCTTTTTATCTTACTGTTTTTTCTGGGTTTAGGCATTAAAATGGCCGCGTTTTTCACGGGTGCAGTCATCGGACTCGAAAGAATCACTGGGGTTTCTTTTAAAACGTGGGTTTTCCCTATGAGTGCTGTCATCTATGGAGTTTCATTTTTATCTCCCAATTACACCCACCACATTATCGTAGGACGTGATATAACCTTGAATACGTCCTCACCTTTTTTTCAAATATTCCTGCCGCTAGTACTTTTTATCATGATGAAAATAAAACGGGCCCCGGACAATGCAGCATGA
- a CDS encoding fluoroquinolone export ABC transporter permease subunit, with translation MRSAVAFDIRFQWRHGFYGVYIIVCAFYVALLHFIPELYQEKTTVLLTFSDPSALGLILAGGIVLLERDQGILDPLFVTPIRIREYLLAKACSLSVLSLLAAWAVHGIANGMPVSPVAFSLGVLLTSSFMTLLSIGVVARCQTVNSFILLSQVYALPFVLPLLGYFNVWDSRIYLLLPSEGTLKMLQGGFHSVSGGNYLYSISILMIWNIAVYIWAKCSYEYHVLMIVGRGEREMNKYRYLLVHDLRHAVRDPVLMVGFFGPIALLVVSRFGFPAAAEGLSRSSSFDLYAYSSFTGITLAITIPMLIGTMTGLLMLDERDEGLISYYAVTPFMRRGYMLYRLILPMGLAVSLSGIYLVFSGLLELQWGNLAVLILLALEAPCFTLFLAAFAANKVEGLALSKISGLFIAGTIVVYFVPGVWQLLGTWLPSYWIAKVYFGIEAASLIRVSIDFGIGLTYHLALLFMLVKVFEKRAD, from the coding sequence ATGAGGTCTGCTGTGGCATTTGATATCCGGTTCCAATGGCGGCACGGATTTTATGGGGTTTACATTATAGTTTGTGCTTTTTATGTGGCACTGCTGCATTTTATCCCTGAGTTGTACCAGGAGAAAACAACGGTTCTGTTAACATTTAGCGACCCCAGCGCGCTTGGACTTATTCTGGCTGGAGGAATTGTACTGCTCGAGAGAGATCAAGGAATTCTTGACCCTTTATTTGTAACACCTATCCGTATACGGGAATACTTACTTGCAAAAGCATGCTCATTATCCGTTTTATCGTTGCTGGCTGCATGGGCAGTGCATGGTATTGCAAACGGTATGCCAGTATCCCCGGTGGCTTTCTCACTTGGAGTACTACTGACATCCAGCTTTATGACGCTGCTATCGATTGGTGTGGTGGCCCGCTGTCAGACCGTCAATAGCTTTATTCTGCTGTCCCAAGTTTATGCATTACCCTTTGTACTGCCGCTGCTTGGTTATTTCAACGTATGGGATTCAAGGATTTATCTGCTGCTGCCGAGCGAAGGAACCTTGAAAATGCTGCAAGGCGGCTTCCATTCTGTATCTGGGGGTAATTATTTATATTCCATAAGTATCCTCATGATTTGGAACATTGCGGTCTATATTTGGGCCAAATGCTCTTATGAATATCATGTCTTGATGATTGTTGGCAGGGGGGAGAGGGAGATGAATAAATATCGCTACCTTCTTGTTCATGATCTCCGTCATGCGGTACGGGATCCGGTGCTAATGGTTGGTTTTTTTGGACCCATAGCCCTGCTTGTCGTTTCCCGGTTTGGCTTTCCGGCTGCAGCAGAGGGGCTTAGCAGGAGTTCGTCATTCGATTTATACGCCTATAGCAGCTTTACGGGAATTACTCTAGCTATTACCATTCCCATGCTGATTGGAACGATGACAGGACTGTTAATGCTTGACGAACGGGATGAAGGGCTGATCTCCTATTACGCTGTAACGCCGTTCATGCGCAGAGGCTATATGCTGTACCGATTGATTCTGCCAATGGGGCTTGCGGTTTCGCTCTCAGGCATTTACTTGGTATTCTCCGGGCTGTTAGAATTGCAATGGGGTAATTTGGCAGTACTTATACTGTTGGCTTTGGAAGCACCATGTTTTACTTTGTTTCTTGCTGCATTTGCGGCCAATAAAGTTGAAGGCTTGGCCTTATCCAAGATCAGCGGCTTGTTCATCGCAGGTACGATTGTCGTTTATTTTGTTCCAGGTGTATGGCAGCTCTTAGGGACTTGGCTCCCTTCTTATTGGATTGCCAAGGTATACTTTGGTATTGAAGCGGCTAGCCTGATTAGGGTTAGTATTGACTTCGGTATTGGCCTTACCTATCATTTGGCGCTTCTGTTTATGCTGGTCAAAGTTTTTGAGAAGCGGGCAGATTGA